Proteins encoded by one window of Octopus bimaculoides isolate UCB-OBI-ISO-001 chromosome 4, ASM119413v2, whole genome shotgun sequence:
- the LOC106879541 gene encoding snurportin-1 isoform X1, with protein sequence MNRSSLGLFHQDPILLHLKEMEQLAEQLAETVQVKFEPNSTDAVHPRLSQYKCRKNILDQNERRQRILQVQKQNRFDYLKNIRQLVDNCWEPNDAQEEDVSAEESMECEVFKKPGRFYQNQLMLSEWLVEVPSDFEQEWLLVVCPVGKRCLVVASKGSTSVYTKNGYLVNRFPSMFPGGNRDHGSYHEAGTILDCICNEAENVYYILDVMCWNGHPMYDTETEFRFYWLHMKYNESPEHFAKHDKSKYSFVPLPNFPCNKDDISNSLHSANFTVDGVLFYHKRTHYTFGSTPLVVWLKPYMLPEILNISVPEKMLANMPPSYSNYSQHLLNVKKEKERASQQKIVNTQKPRDSPELANKGARNRGKKKKKKKKKKQNQTADENEIEIDDDIQQTSECGMETNHLKRYRINDRDNNEGSC encoded by the exons TTTATTTCATCAGGACCCAATACTATTGCActtaaaagaaatggaacaacTTGCAGAACAATTAGCTGAGACTGTTCAAGTCAAATTTGAACCCAATTCAACTGATGCTGTACACCCTCGTCTCAGCCAATATAAATGCCGAAAGAATATTTTGGATCAAAATGAGCGACGGCAGAGGATATTACAAGTACAGAAACA AAATCGGTTTGATTATCTTAAAAATATACGTCAACTTGTAGATAATTGTTGGGAACCTAATGATGCTCAAGAGGAGGATGTGTCTGCTGAAGAGTCTATGGAGTGTGAAGTATTTAAAAAACCAGGAAGATTTTATCAAAATCAG CTTATGCTATCTGAATGGTTGGTAGAAGTACCGAGTGACTTTGAACAAGAATGGTTACTTGTGGTATGTCCTGTGGGGAAACGGTGTTTGGTAGTTGCTTCTAAA GGATCCACATCAGTTTATACTAAAAATGGTTATTTAGTGAATAGATTTCCTTCAATGTTTCCTGGTGGTAACAGAGATCATGGATCTTATCATGAAG CTGGTACTATACTTGACTGTATATGTAATGAAGcagaaaatgtttattatatCCTTGATGTTATGTGCTGGAATGGTCACCCAATGTATGACACAGAG ACAGAATTTCGATTTTATTGGTTGCATATGAAGTATAATGAAAGTCCAGAGCATTTTGCTAAACATGATAAATCAAAG TATTCCTTTGTGCCATTACCAAATTTTCCCTGTAACAAAGATGATATTTCAAATTCACTTCATTCAGCAAATTTCACA GTGGACGGAGTTTTATTTTACCACAAAAGGACTCATTACACCTTTGGATCTACTCCATTGGTTGTATGGTTGAAACCGtacatgcttcctgaaattttgAACATTTCAGTTCCCGAAAAGATGTTGGCTAACATGCCACCCTCATATTCAAATTATTCTCAGCATTTATTAAatgttaagaaagaaaaagaaagagcatcACAACAGAAAATAGTTAACACTCAGAAACCTCGTGATTCTCCGGAACTTGCTAATAAAGGTGCACGCAATAGaggcaagaaaaagaagaagaaaaagaagaaaaagcaaaaccaaaCAGCTGATGAGAATGAGATTGAGATAGATGACGATATACAACAGACATCTGAGTGTGGGATGGAAACTAATCACTTAAAAAGATACAGGATCAATGACAGAGATAACAATGAAGGaagttgttaa
- the LOC106879541 gene encoding snurportin-1 isoform X2, with the protein MEQLAEQLAETVQVKFEPNSTDAVHPRLSQYKCRKNILDQNERRQRILQVQKQNRFDYLKNIRQLVDNCWEPNDAQEEDVSAEESMECEVFKKPGRFYQNQLMLSEWLVEVPSDFEQEWLLVVCPVGKRCLVVASKGSTSVYTKNGYLVNRFPSMFPGGNRDHGSYHEAGTILDCICNEAENVYYILDVMCWNGHPMYDTETEFRFYWLHMKYNESPEHFAKHDKSKYSFVPLPNFPCNKDDISNSLHSANFTVDGVLFYHKRTHYTFGSTPLVVWLKPYMLPEILNISVPEKMLANMPPSYSNYSQHLLNVKKEKERASQQKIVNTQKPRDSPELANKGARNRGKKKKKKKKKKQNQTADENEIEIDDDIQQTSECGMETNHLKRYRINDRDNNEGSC; encoded by the exons atggaacaacTTGCAGAACAATTAGCTGAGACTGTTCAAGTCAAATTTGAACCCAATTCAACTGATGCTGTACACCCTCGTCTCAGCCAATATAAATGCCGAAAGAATATTTTGGATCAAAATGAGCGACGGCAGAGGATATTACAAGTACAGAAACA AAATCGGTTTGATTATCTTAAAAATATACGTCAACTTGTAGATAATTGTTGGGAACCTAATGATGCTCAAGAGGAGGATGTGTCTGCTGAAGAGTCTATGGAGTGTGAAGTATTTAAAAAACCAGGAAGATTTTATCAAAATCAG CTTATGCTATCTGAATGGTTGGTAGAAGTACCGAGTGACTTTGAACAAGAATGGTTACTTGTGGTATGTCCTGTGGGGAAACGGTGTTTGGTAGTTGCTTCTAAA GGATCCACATCAGTTTATACTAAAAATGGTTATTTAGTGAATAGATTTCCTTCAATGTTTCCTGGTGGTAACAGAGATCATGGATCTTATCATGAAG CTGGTACTATACTTGACTGTATATGTAATGAAGcagaaaatgtttattatatCCTTGATGTTATGTGCTGGAATGGTCACCCAATGTATGACACAGAG ACAGAATTTCGATTTTATTGGTTGCATATGAAGTATAATGAAAGTCCAGAGCATTTTGCTAAACATGATAAATCAAAG TATTCCTTTGTGCCATTACCAAATTTTCCCTGTAACAAAGATGATATTTCAAATTCACTTCATTCAGCAAATTTCACA GTGGACGGAGTTTTATTTTACCACAAAAGGACTCATTACACCTTTGGATCTACTCCATTGGTTGTATGGTTGAAACCGtacatgcttcctgaaattttgAACATTTCAGTTCCCGAAAAGATGTTGGCTAACATGCCACCCTCATATTCAAATTATTCTCAGCATTTATTAAatgttaagaaagaaaaagaaagagcatcACAACAGAAAATAGTTAACACTCAGAAACCTCGTGATTCTCCGGAACTTGCTAATAAAGGTGCACGCAATAGaggcaagaaaaagaagaagaaaaagaagaaaaagcaaaaccaaaCAGCTGATGAGAATGAGATTGAGATAGATGACGATATACAACAGACATCTGAGTGTGGGATGGAAACTAATCACTTAAAAAGATACAGGATCAATGACAGAGATAACAATGAAGGaagttgttaa